The following proteins are co-located in the Athene noctua chromosome 16, bAthNoc1.hap1.1, whole genome shotgun sequence genome:
- the CBLN4 gene encoding cerebellin-4 isoform X1 yields MGWRLLPAVLLALALGGPAARAQNDTEPIVLEGKCLVVCDSNPATDAKGSSSSPLGISVRAANSKVAFSAVRSTNHEPSEMSNKTRIIYFDQILVNVGNFFTLESVFVAPRKGIYSFSFHVIKVYQSQTIQVNLMLNGKPVISAFAGDKDVTREAATNGVLLYLDKEDKVYLKLEKGVDSSLPLLHEDHFIIMGLMFLYWFFMGEYGFSLWILPPSGLLRSFTEFCVFV; encoded by the exons ATGGGCTGGCGGCTGCTGCCCGCCGTCCTGCTGGCCCTGGCGctgggcggccccgcggcgcgggcgCAGAACGACACGGAGCCCATCGTCCTGGAGGGCAAGTGCCTGGTGGTCTGCGACTCCAACCCGGCCACCGACGCCAAGGGCTCGTCCTCGTCCCCGCTGGGCATCTCCGTGCGGGCGGCCAACTCCAAGGTCGCCTTCTCGGCCGTGAGGAGCACCAACCACGAGCCCTCCGAGATGAGCAACAAGACGCGCATCATCTACTTCGACCAG aTCCTAGTAAATGTGGGCAATTTTTTCACGTTGGAGTCTGTCTTTGTAGCACCAAGGAAAGGAATTTACAGTTTCAGTTTTCACGTAATTAAAGTCTATCAGAGTCAAACAATTCAG GTCAATTTGATGCTAAATGGAAAGCCAGtcatttctgcttttgctgggGACAAGGACGTCACACGTGAAGCTGCCACAAATGGAGTCCTGCTCTATCTAGACAAGGAGGATAAGGTTTACCTGAAATTGGAGAAAG GTGTGGACTCATCATTGCCTCTGTTACATGAAGATCATTTTATCATCATGGGATTGATGTTTCTTTATTGGTTTTTCATGGGTGAATATGGATTCTCTTTATGGATTTTGCCCCCATCTGGACTACTCAGAAGTTTCACagaattttgtgtgtttgtttaa
- the CBLN4 gene encoding cerebellin-4 isoform X2, protein MGWRLLPAVLLALALGGPAARAQNDTEPIVLEGKCLVVCDSNPATDAKGSSSSPLGISVRAANSKVAFSAVRSTNHEPSEMSNKTRIIYFDQILVNVGNFFTLESVFVAPRKGIYSFSFHVIKVYQSQTIQVNLMLNGKPVISAFAGDKDVTREAATNGVLLYLDKEDKVYLKLEKGNLVGGWQYSTFSGFLVFPL, encoded by the exons ATGGGCTGGCGGCTGCTGCCCGCCGTCCTGCTGGCCCTGGCGctgggcggccccgcggcgcgggcgCAGAACGACACGGAGCCCATCGTCCTGGAGGGCAAGTGCCTGGTGGTCTGCGACTCCAACCCGGCCACCGACGCCAAGGGCTCGTCCTCGTCCCCGCTGGGCATCTCCGTGCGGGCGGCCAACTCCAAGGTCGCCTTCTCGGCCGTGAGGAGCACCAACCACGAGCCCTCCGAGATGAGCAACAAGACGCGCATCATCTACTTCGACCAG aTCCTAGTAAATGTGGGCAATTTTTTCACGTTGGAGTCTGTCTTTGTAGCACCAAGGAAAGGAATTTACAGTTTCAGTTTTCACGTAATTAAAGTCTATCAGAGTCAAACAATTCAG GTCAATTTGATGCTAAATGGAAAGCCAGtcatttctgcttttgctgggGACAAGGACGTCACACGTGAAGCTGCCACAAATGGAGTCCTGCTCTATCTAGACAAGGAGGATAAGGTTTACCTGAAATTGGAGAAAGGTAATCTGGTCGGTGGATGGCAGTATTCTACGTTTTCTGGCTTTCTGGTCTTTCCCCTGTAA